The sequence taccagccagggctctttttttttccacacttAGCCAAGCGGTGTGTCTTGTAGCATAAGATACTCTTTAAGTTTCATGAAAACAATCCCATGTTAAGGGGATGGCATTCCACAGATAACTaggtgattttgtcttttttttttctaggaaataaCAGTACAACAGCTAATGGCTCATTTGGACTCCATCAGGAAAGACATGGTTATCCTAGAGAAAAGTGAATTTGCAAATCTGAGAGCAGAGAATGAGGTGACAGAAATTTTCAGTTTATTACCAGTAAATAATGTGTCACAAGTAGTCTACTTGGTGAATAATAGGACCAAATAGCAAGTTTATGTGGTTATTAAATAactatttacatgttttttttctatttacaagTTCTTAGGTAAAAATATACTCTTATCTTTAACCATACCTAATCTCTCTATGTATAAAGCATAGTTTCTTGCATACTAAAGAATGAGTTATatcttatgtatatataaatatttgagcTCTGTGTATTACATACAATTTTAGCATAGTTCATAGTATAATGAAAGGTGTGACATTTTCCATTTTACGTGATTCTGTACTAATTACTTTAGTCATTTaggagaaaaatgtgtttttgtcaTTCAGTTGGAACTTTGTTATCCACcagcttaaatatttttaaatttagaatatcaatgattttaaaaagtagaatgctaaaacaaatacattttctaatattttataagaatttttctGAATATGAAgaactattcttttttgtctttatttttaatcaaatccAGTATTAGAAATCCATACATCTAGTTTTTGCTAACCTAGGGTTTcagattttatgaaaaaattataatatgggCTCCTAGTTTCATGTTAACTGTATGTGATCTTTCTTAtatctagaaaatgaaaactgaattaGAACAAGTTAAGCAACAATTGATAGTAAGTGAAACTCTTCTTCCCACTTAAGAATATTTTATCAATTTCAGAATATTCATTACAAGatcgatttttaaaaaatttaattttctttaaagaatgaaACCAGTCAAATCAGAGCAGATAATAAACTGGACATCAACCTAGAAAGGAGCAGAGTAACAGATATGGTAATGTGCCTTTAAATGTACTTTCTtgattatttattgctttttaataccttttagtctttttttattaaCTTCCTGATGCATGATACCCTCTAGTTTACAGATCAAGAAAAGAAACTTATGGAAGCAACCACAGAATTTACCAAAAAGGTAAGCTACTATATAAAAAATTTCTCTTGTACAGCTCTCCTGTCTTGTGTAACAGCTTTTATGTGTATCACTTTATAACTCTGGACTTTAAACAGCTAGCCCTTGTAGAATCCATGACTTTCTTAGAGCTGTTACAGTCTAACCAGCACTGGGAAAGCTGCCACCAAGTGGATGATAGTACCCAAGCGATGACCTCTGAGTCAGAATCAAGCTTTCCAGGTAGCATACTTTTTAACtaacttatttatatattaaaaaataactgttttttaaaaagaaaagaattcacaATTAGTATTTAAGTGAGTGCctagattaaattttaaaaaataagagtaaatatTTGAGTGCTTATTATATGTCAGATACTATTCTGTTTACTTTATTTCTGTCTGTTAAGTTCTTTAACCCTTGTATCAGCCTCTGTGAGACAGGCAGTCTGTATTCCCATTTTACCAATTTCAAAAATGAGGCACAGGGACGTTAAGGTCACACACCACTTATTAGTGGTACAACTGGGCCATGAACCTGGATTTTAAACCCTATTCTCATTACTACTGATTACCCTTTCAATAATCCTAAATTGTCATAATTAATATCTGTGGCTTGAGTAAAACTCAGCTTTCTGGCTTAGCCTAGtccttttctaaaaagtaaagagCCATTTGGTCTACATTCTAACAGAAGAGACAGCACTGTTAGTTGCTTCTAATATTGTAGAAGGTCCCATTTGTCCTTCTAAGCATcctattctcttctttctttttggccAGAAAAAGGAGATTAGGAAATCTAAAATCTGTCCCACCACTCATTTCTGAGCTCTAAGTGCCATTTTCTTCCtattcctatttcttttcctatttctacAGCTCCCGTACGCATAGCGTTCAGTGTTGCCCTACAAACATTTTTGCCATTTCCTGTCATTGGTGCCAATTCACATTATAAACCTGATTAGggttctttttcaaaatacatttgaatttttaactaTCTTATCCTAAGGACTTTTTACACATAAAATGATAGTTCAGTgactaaaattttttcttcttagtttatCCACTTATACACTTAAGTCTCAAATATCTTACTATGAGGTTTTTAGTAGAATGTGCCCAGAATgtgataattttaataaatggtcTCCAAATATTAAAGTAGAAGGAATATTTTTTGTCAGTTTGTAATGTTcacataatgattttttttaaatatcacactGCTTTTACATTGTTTCCTCAATTAAGACTTTAGTAATACACAATTCACCTATAAATAAGGGTttctaatgtaaatatttttgccaGTATACATAAGGACAAAACTTAATTGTCTTTATTCTTATTTGCTACAGGATACTCAAACCAACAGTATTATCTCAGAGACCAGTAATAAAATTGACACTGAAATTGCTTCTTTAAAAACGCTAATGGAATCTAACAAGCTTGAGACAATTCGTTATCTTGCAGGTAAGGCTGTCAGAGAAAGGAATTATCATCATTTGACTTTCAGACCTGTCAGCTCCTACCAAGTAATGCTTGCCAgcacagaagaagaaaatggaggagCTATCACAGGTTTCCTTAATTGTTTGGTCCCTGCAGTGAGTGAAAAATCTAAGTTTGATAGGCAGTAAGTTCAGGATATAAGTTTAACAGGTAGCTCTGCAACTTACTAAGAAGAAAAGACTTATGGATGTCcaagaaatatataaacacaacTACACAATGATGCAAAGAAAAACAGGTATTCCACAATGAAAAAAACGTTATTTTTATTGGCTGTGCTCTCCCATCAGTATTTGAGTGGACTTAAGGGGAAgcataactaaaatatatataggcCATTAAAATTCATAGCAGgcagccctggctaggtggcttagttggctggggtgttgtcccataaaccaaaaggttgcaggttgaattctgagtcagggcacacacctaggttgtggttccatccccagtcggggtgtgtacaggagacaactgctaggtgtttctctctcgcaccagtctttctatctctctcttcctcccgccctctaaaatcaatatatatatcctcaggtgaggattttttttttaatgtgactttttttttttaaggttttatttatttatttttagagagggaagggaggaagatagagagagagagaaacatcagtgtgcggttgctgggggttatagcctgcaactcaggcatgtacactgactgggaatcgaacctgcaacactttggtttgcagcccgcactcaatccactgagctacgccagccagggctaggtgaggattttttaaaaatcataagcaaagaggaaaaataactcCTACCTTGAATCCAACTGACTGAGCACAGATACTACCCCCAAATTAGATTATTTGTCCCATACTGGGTTCAAGTACCATGTAACCTGGAACAATTACAGGACCCCAAGGAGGTAGGAAGTATGCCCTAGTCTAGtagtaattttttccttcttataaaaagtaatatattttcattataaattgtTATATAATTCAAAGCAATATAGTAAGTCTACTCCCTCCTTATAGGTATTTTTACTATTAGTAGTATATATCTTTGtaggatttttcttctttatataaacattacaattttttaaaataataaatagatcaTACTGTACAGACTTTAAAATGTAACCAAATGTCTTGAATATCTTTCCACATCAATAGACATCTTTTTACTAGAAAGGATAGTAATCATTGTATGAAATGGCTATAGTTTATTTATCTAAACATCTATTGACATTCTGCTAccagtttttcatcattaaaacCAATATTGCACCAAACAATAAcatacatgtttgttttttagtaaatGTAAACATACACACCCCTATACCCCTTTGTGCCCTTGTGCTAGTATTTCTGTATACACTGTGTTGCATATCTATACTTCTGGGTCAAAAagatatgcatatttaaaaacttttatattatcAAACTGTTGTTCAAAATAAAATTGCTGATTTATACCATCAGTGGTTTTCTGGGCAGCCACTAAGTACAAGGTGGCAGTAGAAGTGAAGATGGAGCCCCCAGCCCTCAGTGATGCATAATCCTTTCTTTCTACAATTTAAGTGGCTCGACTtctctatgttttaaaatattgggcTTCTGCCAAagatttatttgaagaaagggtTCTAAGGCGAAAACAAGTTTTGACCACCCCCATTCTAGCAAAGTCTCTGGAACTGGAGATAATTCAGTGGTAATGCTTGGGAAATTTCCAAACAGCCCAGTTTGGAATGTCTGTTCCCACTTTCAGAAGAGATTTCAAAGCAATCCAGGTTAGGGACAGCTTCAAATTCCATTACAGAAAGAATCAAtatcatacttaaaaataatatttatgctCAGTTTGAAGATAGTGATGGTCTCCATAAGGCTTTCCTTCAGTAGTGGATACATACAAGGCTGACTCTAATAGACTTAATGACAGTGGCAAAAGAAATTAGGAAGTCATTGTTTGGAAAAATACCTTTCCTAGGTTatcttactttcctttttttttttaatgaggatttGCAGCAATTTTTCTGATGGCATTGTCTTTCTCCTACCTTATCTTTCTCCAAATACCTGTTTACTCCTGCTGTTACTGACAAGCCTTTTAGGAAATCAGTCCCACATGCTCAGTGGGTGGGAAGTTAATGCCATGAGAGGATCCATTGGGTCCTAGAATACCTGCCATGTTGCCAGTAAGAATAATACTTCACTTACCTGAGATTCAAATATTAAATTCAATTATGAACACAGTAGAAAAAATACTAACAATAAAGTCCAAGCCTTAAAGGTCTTATATTCTCCTTAGAGAAGAAATCCTTCTAAAATTGTAAATCATAATCATTTTGGTTTCCCAGCATATACATCAACCAAGGCTCTTTCAGTTTTGattatcatatttttaacttGGCCTAGCTTAGACGTAAAGGGGAATTTTCTGGCTTACGTATTGAATTATGGAAGAGCAAAGGTACAGCTGCAGCCCAGGGATAATTGGAATCACaactttctctacatccttgatTAGAAACATGGCAACCAGTAGCTCCTAGGCGTGTATCATTCCAGTTCCGCCAACCAAGAAAAATTATCTCTCTCCTTAATTTCACAGTCTTATGTTTTATATCTCTTTCCTTAATTTAAATCAGAAAATCCCAAGGAGGGATCTGAATGGCCGCCCATCTTGAGTCAGACACCACCTTTGACCCAGATCACTGCTGCCAAGGAAACAAGAGCTGTGAGATAATGAAGATAATGGCAGTTGCCGTTTAACCGATAGAGTTAATGTGGCAGGCTCTGTTCTGGGcagaggaataaaataataatatacacaGTAGTTAAGATGTACCAGCCACATGCTCACCTGTGCATGTTATGTTTCCAAAAGAAGTGTCCTGAACAGACCATATAAGTTAACAAATTTGAAAGCAATTTGGGACTGGTACAATGACAGCAATGAAAAGTAACAGTTgacaacagaaatgaaagagaaacttAAAGAGAAACCACTGTTATGTTTTCTAATTAGTAACAGTTgacaacagaaatgaaagagaaacttAAAGAGAAACCACTGTTATGTTTTCTAATTAAGGAATAAAATGCTCACTAGTAGTCTTAGACAATTTATCAGCCAAATGACATATCAGTCATTTGGGTTAGCAAAGAATATAATCACCTAGGTAGGCCCTGGcaaagtagctcagttggttaaacaCAGGAAATGATCTTACCATTAACCAAGTTTCATTAAGAATAGGATCgaatgagataatatataaatttacacATTAAAATTTGGATAGTTGTACTATGAAAGTCTTTTTCTTGTGTCTGTAGTCAAAGTAGTTTGCCCTTCAACTCAGATTCTCTGTTTTAAAAGCCATGgctgtttaaaaattataaagaagaaaattaaaatcattcatAATCCTACCAATTAGAAGTAATTATTACTGAAGCATTACTGTATTTACTTAGTCTTTTATTCTATGAGTACATgtcatttttaatggctgtataATAGGCAGTCTAGTATCATAAATTATTTGTTATAGTTAGgttatttccaattattttctatgtaaataataatgtaataaatacatttgtgcatgggggtgagggagggagtcaACTTTAAACAAACTAGAAACTAGGGAGTCCCTGAAAGCCTCACACTGATTCACCTTCTTAAGGAGAACAGGAAGGTTTTCTGTCCAGAACAATGTAACAAAGAGCAGGTGGTGTATTAATCGGTAAAGAAGTCTGATGCTTGCACTGCCATTTCTTCTACCTGagattttttaaagggttttcagtctctctccagccctcttccccctccctctctgttctcttcctcccttactctctctctctttggagaatgcctgtaccttttcccctttgtttctGGAAGGCATGTACCTCTGCTttctcctgagctccaagggcccttccttTGCCTCTCTAACTTGTTGCCTGAGCCCACGTGGCCCAGTTgactcacttcttctacctctgtgactttctaaataaacttttgcttgtatttgaaaaaaaatgattttcattaaaatttagtttttatttagtttttaatataaatcttagttttgagaaaagttgtttttaaaaatattcaaaaggcaAATGAAATTTTCTTCTAATGGATGATATAGGTGAAAGTTTTTCACTTACTATAAGATCTGAAGTTAGAGGTTATAATGCTAGTTAATAATGACTTTAAACAGTTTATAGATTCCAACTGACATAtgatctacatttttaaattattgtcttCCTTACTGGGTTTAAAATACAGGAAGCTTATA is a genomic window of Phyllostomus discolor isolate MPI-MPIP mPhyDis1 chromosome 6, mPhyDis1.pri.v3, whole genome shotgun sequence containing:
- the CCDC90B gene encoding coiled-coil domain-containing protein 90B, mitochondrial isoform X6 — encoded protein: MVTQAQQEITVQQLMAHLDSIRKDMVILEKSEFANLRAENEKMKTELEQVKQQLINETSQIRADNKLDINLERSRVTDMFTDQEKKLMEATTEFTKKDTQTNSIISETSNKIDTEIASLKTLMESNKLETIRYLAASVFTCLAIALGFYRLWKQQ